From a region of the Corallococcus coralloides DSM 2259 genome:
- a CDS encoding acyl-CoA desaturase produces the protein MLLPRPPHRAMITAPLRFQLSPVIVSYMLVVHGLAALAFFLPWPPYALPVALAVYVSIGLGTTVGLHRLLCHRAFACPRWVEYALVTVAMLTAQGSPLLWAANHRLHHAKADADGDVHSPVRGFWYAHMGWILNEASTEEDGWRTWCRDMADDGYYHWLLRYRIAPQVLGVLFVGLTFGWRTVPAYFFLPVVCWMQSTYAVNSVCHAAFGHRVHDTRDLSRNVWWVSVLALGEGWHNNHHAFPASARHGWVWWQWDPGWLFIRALQALGLAWDVRLPSRLRSGPAA, from the coding sequence GTGCTTCTTCCTCGACCACCGCACCGGGCCATGATCACCGCGCCGCTCCGCTTCCAGCTCAGTCCCGTCATCGTCAGCTACATGCTCGTGGTCCACGGGCTGGCCGCGCTGGCGTTCTTCCTGCCCTGGCCGCCGTACGCGCTGCCGGTGGCGCTGGCCGTGTACGTGTCCATTGGCCTGGGCACGACGGTGGGGCTGCACCGGCTCCTGTGCCACCGCGCCTTCGCGTGCCCCCGCTGGGTGGAGTACGCGCTGGTGACGGTGGCCATGCTCACGGCGCAGGGCAGCCCGCTCCTGTGGGCCGCGAACCACCGGCTGCACCACGCGAAGGCGGACGCGGACGGGGACGTGCACTCGCCGGTGCGCGGCTTCTGGTACGCGCACATGGGGTGGATCCTCAACGAGGCCTCCACCGAAGAGGACGGCTGGCGCACCTGGTGCCGCGACATGGCGGATGACGGCTACTACCATTGGCTTTTGCGCTACCGCATCGCGCCGCAGGTGCTGGGGGTGCTCTTCGTGGGGCTGACCTTCGGCTGGCGCACGGTGCCCGCGTACTTCTTCCTGCCCGTGGTGTGCTGGATGCAGAGCACCTATGCGGTGAACTCGGTGTGCCACGCGGCGTTCGGCCACCGCGTCCACGACACGCGCGACCTCAGCCGCAACGTGTGGTGGGTGAGCGTGCTCGCGCTGGGCGAGGGCTGGCACAACAACCACCACGCCTTCCCCGCGTCCGCTCGGCACGGCTGGGTGTGGTGGCAGTGGGACCCGGGTTGGCTCTTCATCCGGGCGCTCCAGGCCCTGGGGCTGGCGTGGGACGTGCGCCTGCCGTCCCGGCTCAGGTCAGGACCTGCGGCGTGA
- a CDS encoding molybdenum cofactor carrier protein, producing MRRHRRIIGVFGSGAHSHEEWVVPLARWIAEAGFDLLTGAGGGAMSAAAGAFVQVEGRRGAAIGIIPGTVGADGRYQPRPGYPNTDIEIPIYTHLPLSGEQGTDPMSRNHINVLTPHALVALPGGAGTAAEAVLALRYGKPLILHGPLEVFRRFPAEAERTTSLERVAEFLLAATR from the coding sequence ATGCGCAGACACCGCCGCATCATCGGAGTGTTCGGCTCCGGGGCGCACTCTCACGAAGAGTGGGTCGTCCCCCTGGCGCGGTGGATCGCGGAGGCCGGGTTCGACCTGCTCACCGGCGCGGGCGGCGGCGCCATGAGCGCGGCGGCGGGCGCCTTCGTCCAGGTGGAGGGGCGGCGGGGGGCGGCCATCGGCATCATCCCCGGCACCGTGGGCGCGGATGGCCGCTACCAGCCCCGGCCCGGCTACCCGAACACGGACATCGAAATCCCCATCTACACGCACCTGCCGCTCAGCGGGGAGCAGGGCACGGACCCCATGAGCCGCAACCACATCAACGTGCTGACGCCGCATGCGCTGGTCGCGCTGCCCGGGGGCGCCGGCACCGCCGCGGAGGCCGTCCTGGCCTTGCGCTATGGCAAGCCGCTCATCCTCCACGGGCCACTGGAGGTGTTCCGGCGCTTCCCGGCGGAGGCCGAGCGCACCACCTCCCTGGAGCGGGTGGCCGAGTTCCTCCTGGCCGCCACCCGCTAG
- a CDS encoding AAA family ATPase has translation MPSTQPIDPAVAMLAPYMPAAILARLGSQEADALPRAEGVRGAILLLDIAGFTPIVVGLSGAGPRGIDALQRLLTNYYTEMIDVVRDHGGDIYQFAGDSILACFEAAPEEADTDVVQRAAVCALHVQRRLARFARLELLGQRFGVSSRIGIGFGEATRIMMGGTGLWMHPALVGEPLAQAVGAEKQATVSEVVLSPRAWAALPESARKGEPREGGNHRLALDAPVESVKRPLPAPTGGAELVGRCALLLHPVLFTKITTAHQEFAGDFRDVTCFFVRFTHAQADTDPDAFTRDLNAYYEYVQRESAHHGGVLLMTDFTDKGNVLYVLFGAPTAQQNKEVLACRLACKLLKAREQFPFLDELQIGIATGHAYCGDMGSPTRKGYSALGEVVNMAARLMTHGGRQDGVHLCANTQARSQQGGFATEFVEDAKLKGVSRSVPVYRLLGETRRGLFIKGRGDIIGRSRELNVLHESLTAAFAGQGRVSVVSGEAGIGKSRLGARVLEDAEEGGARALYGVCYSYEAFTPFFPWKEVLLQAFGLHDSDDTDAQLARLRQGLEGLEDVGPEWIPVVAGILGIALEETSATAGIDARRKQQKVFQIVFQLLEKLSRAQPLLLYFEDLHWADYISLDLLQYLALRVGSHRIMVLATMRPGDQLRGLRDLPEFVPVDLSSLDDEDTRALLRVHLRLTPPDVALEDRLLAKVQGNPFFIESIVEGLAEQGYLGPVEPGSQRMELKRGLQDLLLPDSIQDVVLSRIDLLSETEKLVVKVASVIGRIFTLDAVAALVPTLGHRVLREAMDTLQRLGLILLETEEPYTCLFKHIVIRDVAYNTLLVSAREDLHRRLARYLEARANDNLAGSAGLLAFHFLAGNVEDKGLEYTLMAARSARAQYANDDALYHYNRGLELLGTVVPVDPEVTLLQTRRVMQELAETLLQAGHYANAILMFEQCLVDEEEIPRQAELHLGLGRAHQEKGESALATQHLEKSLVLRGRSLPGSLAALGLRTLANLLLRGLASLLPFILRPLPAARLGNYLQQLSTLNSLIRIYYFADITKLTWATLVSTNMAERSRSDYAISLARGYYGTLLFGAGLLKRARYHCEKALEYARRSKDPVAEGLALSRLGIQAFFANELERARTFQEEAVSTLRQVGERWERQTSLMMQATGEFLHSRFRTAVALYEQMGTIGVELNALMHQGWAHSWAPMCRYLMGEGDVGELCAELEQGLRISEEVADLANQCASLNHLANVTVREHQVEEAALVAVRCFKSIWSYQVLVPFLQVGLVDAAEAALFALEEGATVVPRKELLKIVRLSCIKARVIARLYPYLKGPALRVTARSLALRKGPKAAEPVFLEAIAVLEKSPNRWETGVAYFDAAVALPHRREDFLARARAIFTEVEARAELRRVDRFQATLQAPPAEALMAAQAARVRDARVM, from the coding sequence ATGCCCTCCACGCAGCCCATTGATCCCGCTGTCGCGATGCTGGCGCCCTACATGCCGGCGGCCATCCTCGCGCGGCTCGGGAGCCAGGAGGCGGACGCGCTGCCCCGGGCCGAGGGGGTGCGGGGCGCCATCCTGCTGCTGGACATCGCGGGCTTCACGCCCATCGTGGTGGGGCTGAGCGGCGCGGGCCCGCGCGGCATCGACGCGCTCCAGCGCCTGCTGACGAACTACTACACGGAGATGATCGACGTGGTCCGCGACCACGGCGGGGACATCTACCAGTTCGCTGGCGACTCCATCCTCGCGTGCTTCGAGGCCGCGCCCGAGGAGGCCGACACCGACGTCGTGCAGCGAGCGGCGGTGTGCGCGCTGCACGTGCAGCGCAGGCTCGCGCGCTTCGCCCGGCTGGAGCTGTTGGGCCAGCGCTTCGGCGTGTCGTCGCGCATCGGCATCGGGTTCGGTGAGGCCACCCGCATCATGATGGGCGGCACCGGCCTGTGGATGCACCCGGCGCTCGTGGGCGAGCCGCTGGCGCAGGCGGTGGGCGCGGAGAAGCAGGCCACGGTGTCGGAGGTCGTCCTCAGCCCGCGCGCCTGGGCGGCGCTGCCGGAGTCCGCGCGCAAGGGTGAGCCGCGCGAGGGCGGCAACCACCGGCTGGCGCTCGACGCGCCGGTGGAGTCGGTGAAGCGCCCGCTGCCCGCGCCCACGGGCGGAGCGGAGCTGGTGGGCCGGTGCGCGCTGCTGTTGCACCCGGTGCTCTTCACGAAGATCACCACCGCGCACCAGGAGTTCGCGGGCGACTTCCGCGACGTCACCTGCTTCTTCGTGCGCTTCACGCACGCGCAGGCGGACACGGATCCGGACGCCTTCACCCGCGACCTCAACGCCTATTACGAATACGTCCAGCGCGAGTCCGCCCACCACGGCGGCGTGCTGCTGATGACGGACTTCACGGACAAGGGCAACGTGCTCTACGTCCTGTTCGGCGCGCCCACCGCCCAGCAGAACAAGGAGGTGCTGGCGTGCCGGCTGGCCTGCAAGCTGCTCAAGGCCCGGGAGCAGTTCCCCTTCCTGGATGAGCTGCAGATCGGCATCGCCACCGGCCACGCCTACTGCGGGGACATGGGCTCGCCCACGCGCAAGGGCTACTCCGCGCTGGGCGAGGTCGTGAACATGGCCGCGCGCCTGATGACGCACGGCGGACGCCAGGACGGCGTGCACCTGTGCGCCAACACCCAGGCGCGCTCGCAGCAGGGCGGCTTCGCCACCGAGTTCGTGGAGGACGCGAAGCTCAAGGGCGTCTCCCGCTCGGTGCCGGTGTACCGGCTGCTGGGAGAGACGCGCCGAGGCCTCTTCATCAAGGGCCGGGGCGACATCATCGGCCGCAGCCGCGAGCTGAACGTGCTGCACGAATCGCTCACCGCGGCCTTCGCGGGCCAGGGCCGCGTGAGCGTGGTGTCCGGCGAGGCGGGCATCGGCAAGTCGCGGCTGGGCGCGCGCGTGCTGGAGGACGCGGAGGAGGGCGGCGCCCGGGCGCTGTACGGCGTCTGCTATTCCTACGAGGCCTTCACCCCCTTCTTCCCCTGGAAGGAGGTGCTGCTCCAGGCGTTCGGACTGCACGACTCGGACGACACCGACGCGCAGCTCGCGCGCCTGCGGCAGGGGCTGGAAGGCCTGGAGGACGTGGGGCCGGAGTGGATCCCCGTGGTCGCGGGCATCCTCGGCATCGCGCTGGAGGAGACGTCCGCCACCGCGGGCATCGACGCGCGTCGCAAGCAACAGAAGGTGTTTCAAATCGTCTTCCAGCTCCTGGAGAAGCTCAGCCGCGCGCAGCCGCTGCTGCTCTACTTCGAGGACCTGCACTGGGCGGACTACATCTCGCTGGACCTGCTCCAGTACCTGGCGCTGCGCGTGGGCTCGCACCGCATCATGGTGCTGGCGACGATGCGCCCGGGCGACCAGCTCCGCGGGCTGCGCGACCTGCCGGAGTTCGTCCCGGTGGACCTGTCGAGCCTGGACGACGAGGACACGCGGGCGCTCCTGCGCGTGCACCTGCGACTGACGCCGCCGGACGTCGCGCTGGAGGACCGGCTGCTCGCGAAGGTGCAGGGCAACCCGTTCTTCATCGAATCCATCGTGGAGGGCCTGGCGGAGCAGGGCTACCTGGGGCCGGTGGAGCCCGGCTCGCAGCGGATGGAGCTGAAGCGCGGCCTGCAGGACCTGCTGCTGCCGGACTCCATCCAGGACGTGGTGCTGTCGCGCATCGACCTGCTCAGCGAGACGGAGAAGCTGGTGGTGAAGGTGGCGTCCGTCATCGGGCGCATCTTCACGCTGGACGCCGTTGCGGCGCTGGTGCCCACCCTGGGCCACCGCGTGCTGCGCGAGGCCATGGACACGCTGCAGCGCCTGGGCCTCATCCTGCTGGAGACGGAGGAGCCGTACACCTGCCTCTTCAAGCACATCGTCATCCGCGACGTGGCCTACAACACGCTGCTGGTGTCGGCGCGTGAGGACCTGCACCGCCGGCTCGCGCGCTACCTGGAGGCCCGCGCCAACGACAACCTCGCGGGCTCCGCGGGTCTGCTCGCGTTCCACTTCCTTGCGGGCAACGTGGAGGACAAGGGCCTGGAGTACACGCTGATGGCGGCCCGCAGCGCGCGGGCGCAGTACGCGAACGACGACGCGCTCTACCACTACAACCGGGGCCTGGAGCTGCTCGGCACCGTCGTCCCGGTGGACCCGGAGGTGACGCTGCTCCAGACGCGCCGGGTGATGCAGGAACTGGCGGAGACGCTCCTCCAGGCGGGCCACTACGCCAACGCCATCCTGATGTTCGAACAGTGCCTGGTGGACGAGGAGGAGATCCCCCGCCAGGCGGAGCTGCACCTGGGCCTGGGCCGCGCGCACCAGGAGAAGGGCGAGTCCGCGCTCGCCACGCAGCACCTGGAGAAGTCGCTGGTGCTGAGGGGCCGCAGCCTCCCGGGGAGCCTGGCCGCGCTGGGCCTGCGCACGCTGGCCAATCTCCTGCTGCGAGGGCTCGCGTCGCTGTTGCCCTTCATCCTGCGCCCGCTGCCGGCGGCGAGGCTGGGCAACTACCTGCAGCAGCTGTCCACGCTCAACTCGCTCATCCGCATCTACTACTTCGCGGACATCACCAAGCTCACCTGGGCGACGCTGGTGTCCACCAACATGGCGGAGCGCTCGCGCAGCGACTACGCCATCAGCCTGGCGCGCGGCTACTACGGCACGCTCCTGTTCGGCGCGGGACTGCTCAAGCGCGCGCGCTACCACTGCGAGAAGGCGCTGGAGTACGCGCGCCGCTCCAAGGACCCCGTGGCGGAGGGGCTCGCGCTCAGCCGCCTGGGCATCCAGGCCTTCTTCGCCAACGAGCTGGAGCGCGCGCGCACCTTCCAGGAGGAGGCCGTCTCCACGCTGCGCCAGGTGGGCGAGCGCTGGGAGCGCCAGACGTCGCTGATGATGCAGGCCACGGGCGAGTTCCTCCACTCGCGCTTCCGCACGGCGGTGGCGCTCTACGAGCAGATGGGGACCATTGGCGTGGAGCTCAACGCGCTGATGCACCAGGGCTGGGCGCACTCGTGGGCGCCCATGTGCCGCTACCTCATGGGCGAAGGCGACGTGGGCGAACTGTGCGCGGAGCTGGAGCAGGGCCTGCGCATCAGCGAAGAGGTGGCGGACCTGGCCAACCAGTGCGCGAGCCTCAACCACCTGGCCAACGTCACGGTGCGCGAGCACCAGGTGGAGGAGGCGGCGCTCGTCGCGGTGCGCTGCTTCAAGAGCATCTGGAGCTACCAGGTGCTGGTGCCCTTCCTCCAGGTGGGGCTGGTGGACGCGGCGGAGGCGGCCCTCTTCGCGCTGGAGGAGGGCGCCACGGTGGTGCCGCGCAAGGAGCTGCTGAAGATCGTCCGCCTGTCCTGCATCAAGGCGCGCGTCATCGCGCGGCTCTATCCGTACCTGAAGGGCCCGGCGCTGCGCGTGACGGCGCGCTCGCTGGCCCTGCGCAAGGGCCCGAAGGCCGCGGAGCCGGTGTTCCTGGAGGCCATCGCCGTCCTGGAGAAGAGCCCCAACCGCTGGGAGACGGGCGTGGCCTACTTCGACGCGGCGGTGGCCCTGCCGCACCGGCGCGAGGACTTCCTCGCCCGTGCGCGCGCCATCTTCACGGAGGTGGAGGCCCGCGCGGAGCTGCGCCGAGTGGACCGCTTCCAGGCCACGCTCCAGGCCCCGCCGGCCGAGGCGCTCATGGCGGCCCAGGCCGCCCGGGTCCGTGACGCCCGCGTGATGTGA
- a CDS encoding serine/threonine-protein kinase produces MESQTSNASITSLRVGSLTHVRVAGVIDETFPLSPASKGIQGLVVVDLGLVERISSFGVRRWIEFAGHPPQGVSGLYVVNAPPVVVDQLNMVEGFAGVARVLSLLAPYTCRFCKEDRLRLVRLVEEAKVLEQGGAPPHQCPVCAQPLEFADEPTEFFDFARRQQFSAVDPAVLRYLRSGIPSEPSELASHLKIVQDDITFITLASTLKADLNVRRLASGLEGRVAFDCCHVSVVEQEALPRIEQVLEVASQGAQVVLCRVPPPLLAVLAKSTKALPAKLATLWLPCDCRNCGQVTHQRIQTSEYLEVLRAKGTMERVCPVCGGSARAPALAQFQGLLARTPLTDKPLEDIEALEQRALSQYLFGSTNQDPGARGSSATDTHNNSARLQIIRRLGQGGMAEVFLAKQQGVKGFEKFVVMKKILAQFAENPEFVDMLFAEARANARLTHPNVVQTFDVGVTDGVAYILMEYVRGPDLKRLLTELRRKGMALPLEHALRIVAEVAAGLHYAHSYVDPSGTAHPVVHRDVSPHNVLVSLDGAIKLSDFGIAKVQGEEHTQAGVIKGKISYLSPEAASGRPLDWRNDVFALGVVLFELLTGQLPFRRDHDAATLAAIVREPAPVPSQLRPHIPQDVSDLILRALVKDPARRTPSAAAMREEIEAVIAHHRLSSSPASVAQFFKEALGDRLSEYAPSSIAGSGTGSNPRALMPGTGSHSRNPGTGSGSDMRAPSDLSRPPVRGGSGSMPRMEPPPVASPPEPAERGTEVVSVNSPPVAPPVAAAPPVAPPVAAPRPSRPAAASPTSPLPPPTAVRPAASANVPTRVGPPPQAPARPSVSVPSVAPLTAAPPPPPVSAVPPPPQHGGTHAQYGAAHAPQGSAPQQPPLGSHASPTTGTHAAYGGHPPAPMSAPPPPPVTAPVAPPARPPAAPVAAPPAPVHAVSSAASAPAAEATGKGITPGQRKGLIVGGVGLVLAGLALVFLLPKGGVEVRNAQEGERVYVSGVRLDASQGLPEGTSGWLISTAVDGKLHRFGKVPKSEHIDLRTLADAPPQADARGTLSVTGAQGCRVALGSQVLEGQTPLSSQMPAGREFEVRVTCGGKPDVVRWVMAVPGQGVALDVP; encoded by the coding sequence GTGGAGAGCCAAACTTCCAATGCCAGCATCACCTCCCTGCGCGTGGGCAGTCTGACCCACGTGCGCGTGGCCGGGGTGATCGACGAAACCTTCCCCCTCTCACCGGCCTCCAAGGGCATCCAGGGCCTGGTGGTGGTGGACCTGGGCCTGGTGGAGCGGATCAGCTCCTTCGGTGTGCGCCGGTGGATTGAGTTCGCCGGCCACCCGCCGCAGGGCGTGTCGGGGCTGTACGTCGTCAACGCGCCGCCGGTGGTGGTGGATCAGCTCAACATGGTGGAGGGCTTCGCGGGCGTCGCGCGCGTGCTCTCGCTGCTGGCGCCGTACACGTGCCGCTTCTGCAAGGAGGACCGGCTGCGGCTGGTCCGCCTGGTGGAGGAGGCGAAGGTGCTGGAGCAGGGCGGGGCCCCGCCGCACCAGTGTCCGGTGTGCGCCCAGCCGCTGGAGTTCGCGGACGAGCCCACGGAGTTCTTCGACTTCGCGCGCCGCCAGCAGTTCTCCGCGGTGGATCCGGCGGTGCTGCGCTACCTGCGCTCCGGCATCCCGTCGGAGCCGTCCGAGCTCGCGTCGCACCTGAAGATCGTCCAGGACGACATCACCTTCATCACCCTGGCCAGCACGCTCAAGGCCGACCTCAACGTGCGCCGGCTGGCGTCCGGCCTGGAGGGGCGCGTCGCGTTCGACTGCTGCCACGTGAGCGTGGTGGAGCAGGAAGCGCTGCCGCGCATCGAACAGGTGCTGGAGGTGGCGTCGCAGGGCGCCCAGGTGGTGCTCTGCCGCGTTCCGCCGCCGCTGCTGGCGGTGCTGGCGAAGTCCACCAAGGCGCTGCCGGCGAAGCTGGCCACGCTGTGGCTGCCGTGTGACTGCCGCAACTGCGGTCAGGTCACCCACCAGCGCATCCAGACCTCCGAGTACCTGGAGGTGCTGCGCGCCAAGGGCACCATGGAGCGCGTGTGCCCCGTCTGCGGCGGCAGCGCCCGGGCTCCGGCGCTCGCGCAGTTCCAGGGGCTGCTCGCGCGCACGCCGCTCACCGACAAGCCGCTGGAGGACATCGAGGCGCTGGAGCAGCGCGCGCTCAGCCAGTACCTCTTCGGCTCCACGAACCAGGACCCCGGCGCCCGGGGTTCGTCAGCCACGGACACGCACAACAACAGCGCGCGGCTGCAGATCATCCGCCGGCTGGGGCAGGGCGGCATGGCGGAGGTCTTCCTCGCCAAGCAGCAGGGCGTGAAGGGCTTCGAGAAGTTCGTGGTGATGAAGAAGATTCTCGCGCAGTTCGCTGAGAATCCTGAGTTCGTCGACATGCTCTTCGCGGAGGCCCGCGCCAACGCGCGCCTCACGCACCCCAACGTCGTGCAGACCTTCGACGTGGGCGTGACGGACGGCGTGGCGTACATCCTGATGGAGTACGTGCGCGGCCCGGACCTCAAGCGCCTGCTCACGGAGCTGCGCCGCAAGGGCATGGCGCTGCCGCTGGAGCACGCGCTGCGCATCGTGGCGGAGGTGGCCGCGGGCCTGCACTACGCGCACAGCTACGTGGACCCGTCCGGCACGGCGCACCCGGTGGTGCACCGCGACGTCAGCCCCCACAACGTGCTGGTGTCGCTGGACGGCGCCATCAAGCTGTCGGACTTCGGCATCGCCAAGGTGCAGGGCGAGGAGCACACGCAGGCGGGCGTCATCAAGGGGAAGATTTCGTACCTCTCCCCGGAGGCCGCCAGCGGCCGCCCGCTGGACTGGCGCAACGACGTGTTCGCGCTGGGCGTGGTGCTCTTCGAACTGCTCACCGGCCAGCTGCCGTTCCGCAGGGATCATGACGCGGCCACGCTCGCGGCCATCGTGCGCGAGCCCGCGCCGGTGCCCTCGCAGCTGCGGCCCCACATCCCGCAGGACGTGTCGGACCTGATCCTCCGCGCGCTGGTGAAGGACCCGGCGCGGCGCACGCCCTCCGCGGCGGCGATGCGCGAGGAGATCGAGGCCGTCATCGCGCACCACCGGCTGTCCTCGTCGCCCGCGTCGGTGGCGCAGTTCTTCAAGGAGGCGCTGGGCGACCGGCTCTCCGAGTACGCGCCGTCGTCCATCGCCGGCTCGGGGACGGGCTCCAACCCCCGGGCGCTGATGCCGGGGACGGGCTCGCACTCGCGCAACCCGGGCACGGGCTCGGGCAGCGACATGCGGGCCCCGTCGGACCTGTCCCGGCCGCCCGTGCGCGGCGGTTCCGGCAGCATGCCCCGGATGGAGCCGCCCCCGGTGGCCTCCCCGCCGGAGCCCGCCGAGCGCGGAACCGAGGTCGTCTCCGTCAACTCGCCCCCGGTGGCGCCGCCCGTGGCCGCCGCGCCTCCGGTGGCACCGCCCGTGGCCGCGCCCCGTCCGTCGCGCCCTGCCGCGGCTTCGCCCACGTCGCCGCTGCCGCCGCCCACCGCGGTGCGCCCCGCGGCGTCCGCCAACGTGCCCACGCGCGTGGGCCCCCCACCGCAGGCGCCCGCGCGTCCGTCGGTGTCGGTGCCCTCCGTCGCCCCCCTGACCGCGGCCCCGCCGCCGCCCCCTGTGTCCGCCGTGCCGCCCCCGCCGCAGCATGGAGGCACCCACGCGCAATACGGTGCCGCCCACGCACCGCAGGGAAGCGCCCCTCAGCAGCCGCCCCTGGGCTCCCATGCGTCGCCGACGACGGGCACCCACGCGGCCTATGGGGGACACCCCCCCGCGCCCATGTCCGCGCCGCCGCCTCCGCCGGTCACGGCCCCCGTGGCTCCTCCCGCGCGGCCTCCGGCGGCTCCCGTGGCCGCGCCGCCGGCCCCCGTCCACGCGGTCTCCTCCGCGGCTTCCGCGCCCGCCGCCGAAGCGACGGGGAAGGGCATAACGCCCGGCCAGCGCAAGGGGCTCATCGTGGGGGGCGTGGGCCTGGTGCTCGCGGGGCTCGCGCTGGTGTTCCTGCTGCCCAAGGGCGGCGTGGAGGTGCGCAACGCCCAGGAGGGCGAGCGCGTCTACGTGTCCGGCGTGCGGCTGGATGCGAGCCAGGGCCTGCCCGAGGGCACCTCCGGCTGGCTCATCTCCACGGCCGTGGACGGCAAGCTGCACCGCTTCGGCAAGGTGCCGAAGTCGGAGCACATCGACCTGCGCACGCTCGCGGACGCCCCGCCCCAGGCGGATGCCCGGGGCACGCTCAGCGTCACCGGTGCCCAGGGCTGCCGCGTGGCGTTGGGCTCGCAGGTGCTGGAGGGCCAGACGCCCCTGTCCAGCCAGATGCCCGCGGGGCGCGAGTTCGAGGTGCGCGTCACCTGCGGCGGCAAGCCGGACGTCGTCCGCTGGGTGATGGCCGTCCCGGGGCAGGGCGTCGCGCTGGACGTGCCCTGA